The following proteins are co-located in the bacterium genome:
- a CDS encoding toprim domain-containing protein codes for YVTIKGKEKTIANIKKASLSSSSIFLAPDPDREGEAISWHLAYYIKKEPIHRLILHKITNCFYL; via the coding sequence AATATGTAACCATTAAGGGAAAGGAAAAGACCATTGCGAATATAAAGAAAGCCTCTTTGTCTTCTTCATCTATATTCCTTGCCCCTGACCCAGACAGGGAGGGAGAGGCAATCTCCTGGCATCTTGCCTATTATATTAAAAAAGAGCCAATCCATCGGCTTATTTTACACAAGATAACCAATTGCTTTTACTTATGA